From one Mytilus trossulus isolate FHL-02 chromosome 10, PNRI_Mtr1.1.1.hap1, whole genome shotgun sequence genomic stretch:
- the LOC134688165 gene encoding uncharacterized protein LOC134688165, translated as MSDQGAANPLFNQQLKEFKESLLPDIVENWENLDINTQTEMAKMSSFFCKMHIFVNMASEVDKCLQVFESNVCNGKNPFAFQWKESGASRLTRTASKALTLHGCEKSGVGQHFRTHLKERDIDNKLITFRGHRFNHLFYAAGATYHHLNDIIDFMESWADPIDLLKSISFDVREKAFASGIRALGINDKLITGPFWRIIETSKNILDLNPTLCHLQKKHQELSVDASPLLAGELVFEGVEVHQDSIFDSLLKDTGDPVSEMYTQMALELCIGGMLLILERQAKDQLPGGKFFEPSFRDQIHGISVPTTNTCSERDFAQLDMLVRLKPSATTVAYESIIMWSNNKTSNWLSKLSDTDRNKIIDDARVSAPHMIESFKTRQQILFNKKLEILKAKKEKKANKENKEYTQKVKLTGQLNELGGMWVTQQQIECYKVQIEEKPTYNVLFKEALIAQLQFRKQVIKSKGPKELYQQSCKGKQYSIQQLESNLKEVIELNKQNENVAPVENKLQYLSLNEVNDNISKAKQALAHKLNMERKKITVSQQSYFLPKFIETPELLVGKTFQQKCKEEDSNEISWCSGKVLSIHKLNGKKTEYLVKYNIDENDEWHFSFVG; from the coding sequence ATGTCTGACCAAGGGGCAGCTAATCCTCTTTTCAATCAACAGTTAAAGGAATTTAAAGAGAGTCTTTTACCAGACATAGTTGAAAACTGGGAAAACCTTGATATTAATACTCAGACTGAAATGGCCAAGATGTCATCTTTCTTTTGTAAAATGCACATATTTGTAAACATGGCTAGTGAGGTTGACAAATGTTTACAGGTTTTTGAAAGCAACGTTTGTAATGGAAAAAACCCATTTGCATTTCAGTGGAAGGAGAGTGGTGCTTCTCGTCTGACTAGGACAGCAAGCAAAGCCCTAACTCTTCATGGGTGTGAAAAGTCTGGTGTTGGCCAGCACTTTCGCACTCATCTGAAAGAAAGAGATATTGATAATAAGCTAATTACATTTAGAGGTCATAGATTTAACCACTTGTTTTATGCTGCTGGGGCAACTTATCATCATTTAAATGATATCATTGACTTTATGGAAAGCTGGGCAGATCcaattgatttattaaaaagCATTTCTTTTGATGTCAGAGAAAAAGCTTTTGCAAGTGGCATAAGGGCACTGGgaataaatgacaaattaatTACAGGTCCTTTTTGGAGAATTATTGAAACATCAAAAAATATCTTAGATTTAAACCCAACTCTTTGccacttgcaaaaaaaacatCAGGAATTGTCTGTTGATGCATCTCCACTTTTAGCTGGTGAATTGGTATTTGAAGGTGTGGAGGTGCATCAAGATTCTATTTTtgattcattgttgaaggatacTGGTGATCCTGTATCTGAAATGTATACACAGATGGCATTAGAGCTTTGTATAGGTGGTATGCTTCTAATTCTAGAAAGGCAAGCTAAAGACCAACTGCCTGGTGGGAAGTTCTTTGAACCATCTTTTAGGGATCAAATCCATGGTATTTCTGTACCTACAACAAATACATGCTCAGAGAGAGATTTTGCCCAACTTGACATGTTGGTAAGGCTAAAACCTTCTGCTACAACTGTAGCATATGAATCTATAATTATGTGGTCTAACAACAAAACATCAAATTGGCTTTCAAAACTATCAGACACTGATAGAAACAAGATTATAGATGATGCTAGGGTTAGTGCCCCACATATGATTGAGTCATTTAAAACACGACAACAAattcttttcaataaaaaacttgaaattctaaaagcaaagaaagaaaaaaaggcaaataaagaaaacaaagagTACACACAAAAAGTGAAATTAACTGGTCAATTAAATGAGCTTGGTGGTATGTGGGTAACCCAACAACAAATAGAGTGCTACAAGGTTCAAATAGAAGAAAAACCCACATATAATGTATTGTTTAAAGAAGCTTTAATAGCACAACTTCAATTTAGAAAGCAGGTCATTAAAAGCAAAGGGCCTAAGGAGTTATATCAACAGTCATGTAAAGGGAAACAATATTCAATTCAACAACTTGAAAGCAATTTGAAAGAAGttattgaattaaataaacaaaatgaaaatgtagctcctgttgaaaataaacttcaatatttatctttaaatgaAGTTAATGATAATATTAGCAAGGCAAAGCAAGCTTTAGCACATAAGTTGAatatggaaagaaaaaaaataaccgtTAGTCAGCAAAGTTATTTTTTACCCAAATTCATTGAAACCCCAGAGCTTCTTGTTGGAAAAACTTTTCAGCAAAAATGCAAAGAGGAGgattcaaatgaaatttcatGGTGTTCTGGTAAAGTCTTatcaatacataaattaaatggtaaaaaaacaGAATATCTTGTAAAATATAACATCGATGAAAACGATGAATGGCATTTTTCCTTTGTTGGTTGA